A region of the Pseudoprevotella muciniphila genome:
ATCTGTGCTGTTGCCTTGTTGATACCTATGTTGTCTGCATACTGGATGATGAATGTCCACACCATGATTTGCGCTGCCACATAGAACATCTGGGTGATGACACCTTCACGATAAATCTTGTTGGATACAAGGTTTTTCAATGTCTGCGCGTTGCTTATCTTCTCGCCCTGAATGTTGGTCTGCGGCATCTTGGTCAGGATGATTATGACGAGCAATGCCACTACCACGAGACCGATGGCTACGTATGGGTCGCGGATGATGGCAAGGTCGTGCAAGCGGATGCCTGCCTTCTCAGCGTCGGAGAGCGACGGGAAGATAATCTCACCTGCTGCATTCCTGCGGTCGGAAATCAACTGGGGCAGCACTATGAACGATGCCACGCTCATGCCGATGATAGAACCCATCGGGTTGAACGACTGCGCGAGATTGAGCCGTCGTGTAGAGGTCTCTTTCGAACCGAGTGAAAGAATGAACGGATTGGCTGTCGTCTCGAGAAAGGCAAGTCCGAAAGTTAGGATGTAGAGCGAGAGGCAGAAGAAGGTGAATTCCTGGTATGCCGCTGCGGGAATGAACAGGAATGCACCGGTGGCATAAAGCGAAAGTCCGAGCACGATACCGCTCTTGTAACTGTATTTGCGAATGAAAAGCGCTGCCGGCACAGCCATGGTGGCATAGCCGCCATAGAAAGCGAACTGAACCATCGAGGCCTTCGTGGCAGAGAGTTCCATCACAGTTTGAAATGCCGCCACCATGGGGTTGGTAATGTCGTTTGCAAAACCCCACAGGGCGAAGAGGGAGGTTATCAGAATAAACGTCTTGAGATATTTTTTCTCAACGAGTTTTTGCCTGATGCCTCCGTTTTGAAGATTATTTTCCATGCAAAAAATGTAATATTTCTGTTTTAATTCTGTTCAAGTAAGTCCCATTTGCTTGAAGTTAACGTAGTTAATGAAGTTATCGCTTCGCTCGAAGCTAACGACGTTACCTTATGCTGATTTTATTTATCGTTCCAAAGTATCGTCATTAACTTCTTTAACTTCGATAACTTCGATAACTTCAGAAAGTTGAATTGTTTTGTATTGACATTTGCACCATGATGTTACCGATGGCTGTTGCTTCCTTTTCACAAGGCACCACACGGCAACCAGTCTTTTCTGCTGTCAAACGATTGAGCAAGACATTCTGCGAACCGCCGCCCACCACATAGATGGTATCTATTGTCTGTCCGCTGCATTGCTCCAACTTTGTCTTGACATCGGCATACTTCGCTGCGAGCGACATGCAGACAACACGCATGAAGTCGCCCTTGGTTTCGGGTACCTGCATTCCGCCATTTTTGCAATAATCACGAATGGCTACCGACATGCTGCGCGGTTTGGAGAAACACGGTGCATCCACGTCCACAATGCTGTCCACTGTACTCTTTTCCGCATCGGCAATGAGCGATGTGTAGGTATAATCCTCACCTGCTGCCTTCCATTCCTGTTCCAGGTTCTGGAGGAGCCAAAGCCCCGTGATGTTGCGCAGGAAACTGATGTGTCCGTTGGTAATGCCTTCGTTGGTGAAATCGGATGCCAGGGCGTCAGGTGTAACGATTGGCGACGGTGTGTCGATGCCCATAAGCGACCATGTACCACTAGAGATGAAAGCCCAGCCGTCGGACACTTCGGGCGATATGGAGGCTATGGCGCTTGCTGTGTCGTGACTGCCCACGGTAACGACCTTTATCCCCGCAGGAGCACCTACTTCTTCTGCCACATCGGGCAGGAGTTCGCCGAGAATGGTTCCGGCTGGCGCAATCCTTTGCATGATGCCAATAGGCAGTCCAAGGCGACTGAACACCTCTGCGTCCCATTCCTGCGTGGAAGGATTAAGCATCTGCGATGTCGTGGCGATGGTGTATTCGTTCGCCGCCACGCCGCAGAGGTAGTAGTTGAATAGGTCGGGCATGAACAGCAATTTGTCCGCCACTTCGAGCGCCACATCGCCACGTTCCTTCATCGCCAAAAGTTGGAAAACGGTGTTGATTTCCATGAACTGATTGCCAGTCAAGGCAAAGAATTCTTCTTTCGGAATGGATTGGAAAGCCTTGTCAAGCATGCCTGCGGTACGAGCGTCGCGGTAGCACACAGGATTGGCAAGGAGCGAGCCGTTGCGGTCAATCAGTCCGAAGTCCACACCCCAAGTGTCGATACCTATGG
Encoded here:
- the fucP gene encoding L-fucose:H+ symporter permease codes for the protein MENNLQNGGIRQKLVEKKYLKTFILITSLFALWGFANDITNPMVAAFQTVMELSATKASMVQFAFYGGYATMAVPAALFIRKYSYKSGIVLGLSLYATGAFLFIPAAAYQEFTFFCLSLYILTFGLAFLETTANPFILSLGSKETSTRRLNLAQSFNPMGSIIGMSVASFIVLPQLISDRRNAAGEIIFPSLSDAEKAGIRLHDLAIIRDPYVAIGLVVVALLVIIILTKMPQTNIQGEKISNAQTLKNLVSNKIYREGVITQMFYVAAQIMVWTFIIQYADNIGINKATAQMYNIAAMAMFITGRFISTFLMKYVNSSLLLACFAIGAGCASLGAILIEGIVGLYCLVCISIFMSLMFPTIYGIALENVDSKDTTLGAAFLVMAIVGGALMPPLQGMIIDRKEIAGMAAVNVSFVLPLICFVIVMIYGLRTYFFRKKLAAG
- a CDS encoding rhamnulokinase, whose protein sequence is MKYIAADFGAGSGRVIVGESTPSGIALTEVHRFPNRQITLGGTVHWDFLALFEELKTGLKKAFSKYDDIVSIGIDTWGVDFGLIDRNGSLLANPVCYRDARTAGMLDKAFQSIPKEEFFALTGNQFMEINTVFQLLAMKERGDVALEVADKLLFMPDLFNYYLCGVAANEYTIATTSQMLNPSTQEWDAEVFSRLGLPIGIMQRIAPAGTILGELLPDVAEEVGAPAGIKVVTVGSHDTASAIASISPEVSDGWAFISSGTWSLMGIDTPSPIVTPDALASDFTNEGITNGHISFLRNITGLWLLQNLEQEWKAAGEDYTYTSLIADAEKSTVDSIVDVDAPCFSKPRSMSVAIRDYCKNGGMQVPETKGDFMRVVCMSLAAKYADVKTKLEQCSGQTIDTIYVVGGGSQNVLLNRLTAEKTGCRVVPCEKEATAIGNIMVQMSIQNNSTF